A portion of the Rhodopseudomonas sp. BAL398 genome contains these proteins:
- a CDS encoding sigma-54-dependent transcriptional regulator, which yields MAATVLIADDDPVQRRLVENMVEKSGYTAIVVDSGDAAIALLTAPDAVAIDAMVLDLVMPGLDGMGVLLKIRDAGLSIPVIVQTAHGGIDNVVSAMRAGAHDFVVKPVGVERLQVSLRNALNASALKGELQRIKHSREHRLSFSDIITRSEAMGGVMRMAQKAASSSIPVLIEGESGVGKELFARAIHGSSDRKAKPFVAVNCGAIPDNLVESILFGHEKGAFTGATERHMGKFVEASGGTLFLDEVSELPLAAQVKLLRALQEGAVEAVGGRRPVKVDVRIISATNRKLLDRVKAGHFREDLFYRLHVLPLTIPPLRMRREDIPALLRHFLVRFCAEENRPITSISGEAMARLAQLDWPGNIRQLENAVYRAVVMSEGEQLGLADFPLASAQPATIAQPAGEPLVLESAPAPQFVRSNDIPIAPLAPAGSLSMLTDSGEVRPLEEIESEIIRFAISHYRGQMSEVARRLKIGRSTLYRKLDDAETNKVAPADDAPPTAADYGADVTGDEL from the coding sequence ATGGCCGCGACCGTGTTGATTGCTGACGATGACCCCGTGCAGCGCAGGCTGGTCGAGAACATGGTGGAGAAATCCGGCTACACGGCGATCGTCGTCGACAGCGGCGACGCCGCCATCGCCCTGCTCACCGCGCCGGACGCGGTGGCGATTGACGCCATGGTGCTCGATCTGGTGATGCCGGGCCTCGACGGCATGGGCGTGCTGCTCAAGATCCGCGACGCCGGCCTCAGCATCCCGGTGATCGTGCAGACCGCCCATGGTGGCATCGACAATGTGGTGTCGGCGATGCGCGCCGGGGCCCATGATTTCGTGGTCAAGCCGGTCGGCGTCGAACGGCTGCAGGTGTCATTGCGCAACGCCCTCAATGCCAGCGCGCTGAAGGGCGAATTGCAGCGGATCAAGCACAGCCGCGAGCATCGGCTGAGCTTTTCCGACATCATCACCCGCTCCGAGGCGATGGGCGGGGTGATGCGGATGGCGCAGAAGGCGGCAAGCTCCAGCATCCCGGTGTTGATCGAGGGCGAATCCGGCGTCGGCAAGGAATTGTTCGCGCGCGCCATCCACGGCAGCAGCGACCGCAAGGCCAAGCCGTTCGTCGCGGTCAATTGCGGCGCGATCCCCGACAATCTGGTGGAATCGATCCTGTTCGGACACGAGAAGGGCGCCTTCACCGGCGCCACCGAACGCCATATGGGCAAATTCGTCGAGGCCTCCGGCGGCACGCTGTTTCTCGACGAGGTCAGCGAATTGCCGCTCGCCGCGCAGGTCAAGCTGCTGCGGGCGTTGCAGGAAGGCGCGGTCGAGGCGGTCGGCGGCCGCAGGCCGGTCAAGGTCGACGTCCGGATCATTTCGGCCACCAACCGCAAATTGCTCGACCGCGTCAAAGCCGGCCATTTCCGCGAAGACCTGTTCTACCGGCTGCACGTGCTGCCGCTGACGATTCCGCCGCTGCGGATGCGCCGCGAGGACATTCCGGCGTTGCTGCGGCATTTCCTGGTGCGGTTCTGCGCCGAGGAAAACCGCCCGATCACGTCGATCAGCGGCGAAGCGATGGCGCGGCTGGCGCAGCTCGACTGGCCCGGCAATATCCGCCAGCTGGAAAATGCCGTGTATCGCGCGGTGGTGATGAGCGAGGGCGAGCAGCTCGGCCTCGCCGACTTTCCGCTGGCCTCGGCGCAGCCGGCAACGATCGCGCAGCCCGCCGGCGAGCCGCTGGTGCTCGAAAGCGCACCGGCCCCGCAATTCGTCCGCTCCAACGACATCCCGATCGCGCCGCTCGCCCCCGCCGGAAGCCTCTCGATGCTGACCGACAGCGGCGAAGTCCGACCGCTGGAAGAGATCGAAAGCGAGATCATCCGCTTTGCGATTTCGCATTATCGCGGTCAGATGTCGGAAGTCGCGCGAAGACTCAAGATCGGCCGCTCGACGCTGTATCGCAAGCTGGATGACGCCGAGACCAACAAGGTGGCGCCCGCCGACGACGCGCCCCCGACCGCGGCAGATTATGGTGCCGATGTGACCGGCGACGAGCTTTGA
- a CDS encoding murein L,D-transpeptidase yields MRNYSKNAGFDRVLMAVAATFLTVSTGSALAQSSPAPKSAAELSIDAGVPVPDKVELPPVSVSDFKSDTLKAPALKPATATAIPAPAGPPAADNAAASATTPSADTAKSDAGPSDTAKSDTAKSDTDHSSTGKSDSAETTPTDVKAGETKTGDLKTEDADKAATAPAATTPAATASAPAAEPAASAPAASASAPADAAPKLATVAPTNPVADQLREMLTEKSSHYFDRKAERVAVEKFYAARDYAPLWSQAGAPSAIAKSVTARLTDAAAEGLNPADYPVPDFAAATSPQTLAEAELKMTASMLDYARHAENGRMHWSQLGGDVQYPDHASNPADVLAKVTTAADASAALDSYNPPHKLYRDLRAKLAELRGESETPKIKIAEGPTLRYSAAAVTDDPRVPQLRARLGITADADSTAYDSKVADAVRDFQRGAGLGTDGILGNRTVAALNTPKQDRVTDTIIVNMERLRWLPRQLGAASLGDAYVILNIPDFTLKVMQHDAQLWSTRVVVGKPGKHATPMLTETMKFITVNPTWNVPPSIIYNEYLPALQQDPNVLERMGLKLERGRDGSIHISQPPGAANALGRIRFNFPNKFLVYQHDTPDKNLFKKDVRAFSHGCMRVQNPDEYAETLLKIALPDEHYTAKKIRSMYGSREININFPTPIPVNITYQTAFVDQNGKLQLRRDIYGDDAAMLKLLDKDGKDLERVVAHAQPNYSRPRVDLPQGVAFNDSTGGIKNNQPSFFEMLFGAPNPPPSQPDRRHYRR; encoded by the coding sequence ATGCGAAACTACTCGAAGAACGCCGGATTCGACCGGGTGTTGATGGCGGTCGCGGCGACGTTCCTGACGGTTTCGACAGGCTCTGCATTGGCCCAGTCCAGTCCGGCACCAAAATCCGCCGCCGAGCTGTCGATCGACGCCGGCGTTCCGGTCCCCGACAAGGTCGAGCTTCCGCCGGTCTCGGTCAGCGATTTCAAGTCGGACACGTTGAAGGCGCCCGCTTTGAAGCCGGCCACAGCGACCGCGATCCCCGCGCCGGCAGGCCCCCCGGCGGCAGACAATGCCGCGGCGAGCGCGACCACGCCATCCGCCGACACCGCCAAGTCGGATGCTGGCCCGTCAGACACCGCCAAGTCAGACACTGCCAAGTCGGACACGGACCACTCGTCGACCGGCAAATCCGACAGTGCCGAAACCACCCCGACCGACGTCAAGGCAGGCGAAACCAAGACAGGCGATCTCAAGACAGAGGACGCCGACAAGGCGGCGACCGCGCCAGCAGCGACAACGCCGGCAGCGACCGCATCGGCGCCGGCCGCCGAGCCCGCCGCGTCAGCCCCGGCTGCAAGCGCGTCAGCGCCGGCCGACGCAGCCCCGAAGCTGGCCACTGTGGCACCGACGAATCCGGTCGCCGATCAGCTGCGCGAGATGCTGACCGAAAAATCGTCGCATTATTTCGACCGCAAGGCCGAGCGCGTCGCGGTCGAGAAGTTTTACGCCGCGCGCGATTACGCGCCGCTGTGGAGCCAGGCCGGCGCGCCCAGCGCCATCGCCAAGAGCGTGACCGCGCGGCTGACGGACGCCGCCGCCGAAGGCCTCAATCCGGCCGATTATCCGGTGCCGGATTTCGCCGCGGCGACCTCGCCCCAGACGCTGGCAGAGGCCGAATTGAAGATGACCGCGAGCATGCTGGACTATGCACGCCACGCCGAGAACGGCCGGATGCACTGGTCGCAGCTCGGCGGCGACGTGCAATACCCCGATCACGCCAGCAATCCGGCCGACGTGCTGGCCAAGGTCACCACTGCCGCGGACGCTTCCGCGGCGCTGGACAGCTACAATCCGCCGCACAAACTGTATCGTGACCTGCGGGCCAAGCTGGCCGAACTGCGCGGCGAGAGCGAAACGCCGAAGATCAAGATCGCCGAGGGGCCGACGCTGCGCTACAGCGCCGCGGCCGTGACCGACGACCCGCGGGTGCCGCAGCTGCGGGCCCGGCTCGGCATCACCGCCGACGCGGACAGCACCGCCTATGATTCCAAGGTCGCCGACGCGGTGCGCGACTTCCAGCGCGGCGCCGGCCTGGGGACCGACGGCATTCTCGGCAACCGCACCGTGGCGGCGCTGAACACGCCGAAGCAGGACCGCGTCACCGACACCATCATCGTCAATATGGAGCGGCTGCGCTGGCTGCCGCGCCAGCTCGGCGCGGCGTCGCTCGGCGACGCCTATGTGATTCTCAACATCCCCGATTTCACCCTGAAGGTGATGCAGCACGACGCCCAGCTGTGGAGCACGCGCGTCGTGGTCGGCAAGCCCGGCAAACACGCCACGCCGATGCTGACCGAGACGATGAAATTCATCACCGTCAATCCGACCTGGAACGTGCCGCCGTCGATCATCTACAATGAATACCTGCCGGCGCTGCAGCAGGATCCCAACGTGCTGGAGCGGATGGGGCTCAAGCTGGAGCGCGGCCGCGACGGCAGCATCCACATCTCGCAACCGCCGGGCGCGGCCAATGCGCTGGGCCGGATCCGTTTCAACTTCCCCAACAAATTCCTGGTCTATCAGCACGACACGCCGGACAAGAACCTGTTCAAGAAGGACGTGCGGGCGTTCAGCCATGGCTGCATGCGGGTGCAGAACCCGGATGAATACGCCGAGACGCTGCTGAAAATCGCGTTGCCCGATGAGCATTACACCGCGAAGAAAATCCGCAGCATGTATGGCAGCCGGGAGATCAACATCAATTTCCCGACGCCGATTCCGGTCAACATCACCTATCAGACCGCGTTCGTCGATCAGAACGGCAAGCTGCAGCTCCGCCGGGATATCTATGGCGACGACGCCGCGATGCTGAAGCTGCTGGACAAGGACGGCAAGGACCTGGAGCGCGTGGTGGCGCATGCACAGCCGAACTATTCCCGCCCCCGCGTCGACCTTCCGCAGGGCGTGGCCTTCAACGACTCCACCGGAGGCATCAAAAACAACCAGCCGTCGTTCTTCGAGATGCTGTTCGGCGCACCAAATCCGCCGCCCAGTCAGCCCGATCGGCGGCACTATCGACGCTAG
- a CDS encoding DUF882 domain-containing protein — protein MRRFRSLSLRRAGYGLSLTSLLLLAGAGSVHDASALGETRTLSFHHTHSNEDLTVTFKRNGRYDDAALKQLNYFLRDWRSQDQTKMDPHLFDILWEVTRDVDAKKPIQIISAYRAPATNAMLRRRSSGVARHSQHMLGHAMDFFIPGVPLEKIRYAGLRLQRGGVGFYPTSGSPFVHLDTGGIRHWPRMTHDQLVRVFPDGRTVHVPSDGKPLPGYQLALADIEKRGNGDSASSPGKFNLFAALFKSRASDDDEDTTAPAAERASPAGLIASLRTAVAKSTDPKLTQTAAASIVPLPRAKPAAAVVQLASADEARLPAARPQQLASASRPNSKPQTPADIINARGFWDDMPLTPKQASPAQIAALRARQAIAAADPQSTASIDAAFQAMAYAPEETSSARYPNVVTASVPMPHRIRPASLARDPMAVTHITTVIAKGESDTLGTVATSRRLTAAGSRDSDVWIRAMILTPSASKSMYSTVLGDVDLTAMSSYFVKPQTAVAMSFSDDPQPGLFMDKFTGPAVTPLPTTPFVGRTVALR, from the coding sequence GTGCGCCGTTTCAGATCGCTGTCGTTGCGCCGCGCCGGATATGGCCTGAGCCTGACGTCGCTTCTGCTGTTGGCGGGCGCGGGTTCGGTGCATGACGCCTCGGCGCTGGGCGAGACCCGGACGCTGTCGTTCCACCACACCCATTCCAATGAAGATCTCACCGTCACCTTCAAGCGCAATGGCCGCTATGACGACGCAGCGCTGAAGCAGCTCAATTATTTCCTGCGGGACTGGCGCAGCCAGGACCAGACCAAGATGGACCCGCATCTGTTCGATATTCTGTGGGAAGTTACCCGCGACGTCGACGCCAAGAAGCCGATCCAGATCATTTCCGCCTACCGCGCCCCCGCCACCAACGCCATGCTCCGCCGTCGCTCCTCCGGCGTCGCGCGCCACAGCCAGCACATGCTGGGGCATGCCATGGACTTCTTCATCCCGGGTGTTCCGCTCGAAAAAATCCGCTACGCCGGGCTTCGCCTGCAGCGTGGCGGCGTCGGCTTCTATCCGACCTCGGGGTCGCCCTTCGTCCATCTCGACACCGGCGGCATCCGGCACTGGCCGCGCATGACCCACGACCAGCTGGTCCGCGTCTTCCCCGACGGACGCACCGTTCACGTTCCCTCCGACGGCAAGCCGCTGCCCGGCTATCAGCTCGCCCTCGCCGACATCGAAAAGCGCGGCAATGGCGACTCCGCCTCGTCTCCTGGCAAGTTCAACCTGTTCGCGGCGTTGTTCAAGAGCCGCGCCAGTGACGACGACGAGGACACCACCGCTCCGGCTGCCGAACGCGCGTCGCCCGCGGGCCTGATCGCATCGCTGCGCACCGCGGTCGCCAAATCCACCGACCCGAAACTCACCCAGACCGCGGCGGCATCAATAGTGCCTCTGCCGCGTGCCAAGCCCGCGGCGGCGGTGGTCCAGCTGGCCTCGGCCGACGAGGCCAGACTGCCGGCGGCGCGGCCGCAACAGCTCGCATCCGCATCAAGACCCAATTCCAAGCCGCAAACGCCGGCCGATATCATCAACGCCCGCGGCTTCTGGGATGACATGCCGCTGACGCCGAAACAGGCCTCGCCGGCCCAGATCGCCGCGCTGCGCGCCCGCCAGGCGATCGCGGCGGCCGATCCGCAGTCGACCGCGTCGATCGACGCCGCCTTCCAGGCCATGGCCTATGCGCCCGAAGAGACGTCCTCGGCCAGGTACCCCAATGTGGTCACCGCCAGCGTGCCGATGCCGCACCGCATCCGGCCAGCCTCGCTGGCGCGCGATCCGATGGCGGTCACCCATATCACCACGGTCATCGCCAAGGGCGAGTCGGACACGCTCGGAACGGTGGCCACCTCGCGACGGCTGACCGCCGCGGGATCGCGCGACAGCGACGTCTGGATCCGCGCGATGATCCTGACACCGAGCGCCAGCAAATCGATGTACTCCACCGTGCTCGGCGATGTCGACCTCACGGCGATGAGCTCTTATTTCGTCAAGCCGCAGACGGCGGTGGCGATGAGCTTCTCGGACGACCCGCAGCCGGGCCTGTTCATGGACAAATTCACCGGACCGGCGGTGACGCCGCTGCCGACCACCCCCTTCGTGGGGCGCACGGTGGCGCTGCGCTGA
- a CDS encoding autotransporter domain-containing protein, whose protein sequence is MSVATATLAQAACTPGAVDATTPGPGSTVTCSGTTVDQNVFGGRPIGWGTADQTGISVNVLDGASVTGTGGGIGIAVLDAVVDNGAGAAILGDYAGIGAATLVVTNRGSIIGTTDNGIFVQTDLTLTNHAGGVVSGFLYGVLSNSGSITVYNAGNIASTGGATSVALQAATNAAVTNRAGGTISGVTGISAAGIVLNNAGRITADTSAVSATTVDVVNSGSIVGRTAGGIDATAGATVVNQIGGSITGSNRGIAVLSGNATVTNSGRIEALGTGPLIPYGIGVNGALQLVNNAGASISSLGWAVSASFTVGPVAGPGVGGSSIFNAGSISGGEYAIIFGTGSNTLTLGPGSIIAGTVRGAGSDTFQLGGTGSANFDISQLDPAAQYQGFTTFNKIDSSLWSLTGTATYTGPVNVTGGTLAVNGNLASASLLTVNSGGTLGGSGIVGATAINGGTLAPGNSIGTLTMSSLTMTAASTYLVEVSGASSDKAVVTGAATIAGKVGVNPLTRLTSTTTYTIINAGTLTGTFDSASVTSNFARNARLSYVGNNVFLTLDPGLLSPVLPGAATGNQKSIAAAIDNALEGGATMPASFNGLFLLGGNNLLNALTQISGETSTGSQQTTFDAMTQFMGVLSDPFTAGRGGTAPGASAFADENAALAYAGGRTGRDALAMFTKAPPRAYQPRWNVWAAGFGGSRSTDGNAALGSNRTTGSIAGGAVGADYWFSPETVAGFALAGGGTSFSVAGGGNGRSDLFQAGAFIRHNFASSYITATAAYGWQDISTDRMITAVGTEQLRANFNANAYSGRIEAGHRWLLQELGGVGLTPYAAVQATAFDLPGYAETSATGAGGFALSYAGKTITATRSELGLRGDKSFAVNDALLTLRGRAAWAYDSNSDRNVSAVFQSLPGSSFAVNGAGAARNVALTSASAEMSFNGGWSVAATFDGEFSDVSRSYAGKGVVRYAW, encoded by the coding sequence ATGTCGGTCGCAACGGCAACACTGGCGCAAGCCGCCTGTACGCCCGGCGCCGTCGATGCCACCACACCTGGGCCGGGCAGCACGGTGACCTGTTCGGGGACGACCGTCGACCAGAATGTATTCGGCGGGCGCCCCATCGGATGGGGTACCGCAGATCAGACCGGGATCTCCGTCAATGTCCTCGATGGCGCGTCGGTCACAGGGACCGGCGGCGGCATTGGCATCGCAGTCTTAGACGCGGTGGTCGACAATGGCGCAGGTGCCGCGATTCTGGGGGATTATGCCGGCATTGGCGCAGCAACTCTCGTCGTGACCAATCGCGGCTCGATCATCGGCACGACCGACAACGGCATTTTTGTGCAAACCGATCTGACCCTGACCAATCACGCCGGCGGCGTTGTCTCCGGTTTTCTATACGGCGTTCTTTCGAATAGCGGCTCGATCACGGTCTATAATGCAGGAAACATTGCGAGCACGGGCGGTGCGACCAGTGTAGCATTGCAGGCTGCAACCAACGCGGCTGTGACGAACCGCGCTGGCGGGACCATCAGCGGCGTGACGGGCATTTCGGCAGCGGGCATTGTGCTAAACAATGCCGGTCGAATAACAGCCGACACCTCGGCCGTCTCTGCCACGACGGTCGATGTCGTCAATTCCGGCAGTATCGTCGGCAGGACGGCAGGCGGCATCGATGCGACGGCTGGTGCCACGGTGGTCAATCAAATCGGCGGCAGTATTACCGGCTCAAACCGGGGCATTGCCGTTCTCTCCGGCAACGCGACCGTCACCAATTCCGGGCGGATCGAGGCGCTCGGCACCGGGCCTCTGATCCCCTACGGCATCGGTGTCAATGGCGCATTGCAGCTCGTCAACAATGCCGGAGCGAGTATCAGCAGCTTGGGATGGGCCGTTTCCGCAAGCTTCACCGTCGGCCCCGTCGCCGGCCCCGGCGTCGGCGGTTCGTCGATCTTCAACGCCGGCAGCATCAGTGGCGGCGAGTATGCGATCATATTCGGGACGGGAAGTAACACACTGACCCTGGGGCCTGGCTCCATCATCGCCGGCACCGTGCGGGGCGCCGGCAGCGACACGTTCCAGCTCGGCGGCACCGGATCTGCGAATTTTGATATCTCGCAGCTCGATCCGGCGGCGCAGTATCAGGGCTTCACCACCTTCAACAAAATCGACAGCTCGCTGTGGTCGCTGACCGGCACCGCGACCTATACCGGCCCCGTCAACGTCACCGGCGGCACGCTCGCGGTGAATGGCAATCTCGCTTCCGCCAGCCTGCTCACCGTCAATTCCGGCGGCACCCTCGGCGGCTCCGGCATTGTCGGCGCCACCGCCATCAATGGCGGCACGCTGGCGCCCGGCAATTCCATCGGCACGCTCACCATGAGCAGCCTGACCATGACGGCGGCCTCGACCTATCTGGTGGAAGTGTCCGGTGCGTCCTCGGATAAGGCCGTCGTCACCGGCGCTGCGACGATCGCCGGCAAGGTCGGCGTCAATCCGCTGACGCGCCTGACATCGACCACGACCTATACGATCATCAATGCGGGCACGCTGACCGGCACATTCGACAGCGCTTCCGTCACCAGCAATTTCGCGCGCAATGCCAGACTGAGCTATGTCGGCAATAATGTGTTTCTGACGCTCGATCCCGGCTTGCTGTCGCCGGTCCTGCCGGGGGCAGCGACGGGCAACCAGAAGAGCATCGCAGCCGCCATCGACAATGCGCTGGAGGGCGGGGCGACGATGCCTGCGTCGTTCAACGGGCTATTCCTCCTCGGCGGCAACAATCTGCTCAATGCCCTGACGCAGATTTCTGGCGAGACCTCGACCGGCTCTCAGCAGACCACCTTCGATGCCATGACCCAGTTCATGGGCGTGCTGTCCGACCCCTTCACCGCCGGCCGCGGCGGCACCGCGCCGGGTGCTTCGGCTTTCGCCGACGAGAACGCCGCGCTCGCTTATGCGGGCGGCCGCACCGGGCGCGACGCTCTTGCGATGTTCACCAAGGCGCCGCCGCGCGCCTATCAGCCGCGCTGGAACGTGTGGGCCGCCGGATTCGGCGGTTCGCGCAGCACCGATGGCAATGCGGCGCTCGGTTCGAACCGCACCACCGGCAGCATCGCCGGCGGCGCGGTCGGCGCCGACTACTGGTTCTCGCCCGAGACCGTGGCCGGCTTCGCGCTGGCCGGTGGCGGCACCAGTTTCTCGGTCGCGGGCGGCGGCAACGGCCGCTCCGACCTGTTCCAGGCCGGCGCCTTCATCCGCCACAATTTTGCGTCGTCCTACATCACAGCCACGGCTGCCTACGGTTGGCAGGATATCAGCACCGATCGTATGATCACCGCTGTCGGCACCGAGCAGCTGCGCGCGAACTTCAATGCCAATGCGTATAGCGGCCGGATCGAAGCCGGCCATCGCTGGCTCCTTCAGGAGCTCGGCGGCGTCGGGTTGACGCCTTACGCCGCCGTTCAGGCCACGGCTTTCGATCTGCCCGGCTATGCCGAAACATCGGCAACCGGCGCCGGCGGCTTTGCGCTCAGCTATGCGGGCAAGACCATCACCGCGACCCGCAGCGAACTTGGCCTGCGCGGCGACAAGTCCTTCGCCGTCAACGACGCCTTGCTGACGCTGCGCGGCCGCGCCGCATGGGCCTATGACAGCAACAGCGACCGCAACGTCAGCGCCGTATTCCAGTCGCTGCCCGGCTCGAGCTTCGCCGTCAACGGCGCCGGCGCCGCTCGCAACGTCGCGCTGACCTCGGCTTCGGCAGAGATGTCCTTCAACGGCGGCTGGTCGGTCGCCGCCACCTTCGACGGCGAATTCTCCGACGTCAGCCGCAGTTACGCCGGCAAGGGCGTGGTCCGCTACGCCTGGTAG